ACCCACGGTCTGAGCATCCAGCCGGGTGTTCCGAGGAGCAGCAATGGCGGAATGACGAAAGTCTGCAGCAGGTGCTGCAACATGTGCATGAAAAAGATCCGGTCATCGGCGAATTCGTCGATTGCGGTATGAGTGAATAGAATCACCAGGAGCGCGAGTGCAAACCACGCTGCCTGGCGGCGGCTCGGACGCCGGCGCGCCAGCCAGCTCGCACCGCAATAGAGCATGGCGAGCACGGCACAGCCGATTGGAACGCTTGGATGCTCGCCGAAAAAATCAAAGTTCATGGCGAATCTTCCTGGCCGGGCCCTACGCTAAATGGTGCGACAGGTAGGCGAATAGCATCAGCAGCGCCGCCGCCAGCAGCGCCGCAATCATCAGCGGAAAAATGAAAATCCCACTGAGCGTCCAGCTATCGTACTTCAGATGCATGAAGAACATCGCGATCAAGGCGAACTTCGCCGCAGCCAGGATCAGCAGGACCGGCACGATTACCGTCTTCAGAGCCGGCACGTAGAAGACAGTGATTTCCATACCAGTCAGCACGACCAGGAACACCGCGACAATCAGGTAGATACCGACGCCCGGATGATGCGCCGTTTCGGCCTGCGCGTGAGGGGCTATAATCTGCGTCGCTTCGCTCATGCCCCCTTAACCTGCTGCATCAAGTAGACCAGCGTGAAAATGACTACCCACACTACATCGACGAAATGCCAGTACAGTCCCCCAAGCTCGACCGACAAGGCCCGCGACTTGTCGAATCTGTCGCTGAGCGATGCCCACCACAGGGTCGCGAGCCACAACACCCCGATACTCACGTGAAAGCCGTGGAATCCGACCAGCGTGTAGAACGACTGCCCGAACAGGTTGGTCTGGAGCGCCAGCCCCTGGTGATAGAAATGCGTGAACTCGTAGGCTTCCACTCCCAGGAACACGAGGCCCAGCGCGATGGTGCAGCCCAGCCACACGCGCATCCAGCGCTTGTCGTTACGCTGAATCGCCGCGAGCGCCAGCACCATCGCCAGACTCGACATCAACAACGCGAAGGTACTCACCGAGGTCAACGGAATCTCCAGGATGCTCGCGTCGGGAAAACCTGTGTTGCGACCCTTGTACACGACGTAGGTCGAAATGAGGCTGGCGAAGAATACGCACTCGTTGCCCAGGAACGCCCACAATCCGACCTTGCGGGGATCAACGCCGCCGCTCGAGGGGGCGGAATCGGGGTCGTGCGATTCCTGGCCGTGCTCCGGATACTCAAATCCGAGCCCGACGACGGCGACGAACAAGGTGATTGCGCCGATGATGATGATGCGCCATTCGCCAATCACCAGCCCGACGCCCGCCACTCCCATCGCGAGCGCGATGACCAGCGGCAGAATCGATGGTGAGGGCATGTGAATAGGCTCGATGGGCGGCGAGAGCTGGCTCTCCGGCACCGGCGGGGTCTGCCCCCCCATGAACATCGCGACGCCGCGTGAGCCCGCGCGCCCATACTTCATTACCCATAGAGCGTCACGCCCCCGGACTTCAGGCACTCGCGCGAAGTTGTAGGCTGGAGGCGGCGATCCGACCGACCATTCGAGGCTGCGGCCGTCCCACGGATCCGCGGGCGCTTTGGCCCCCGAACGCAGCGAGCGGAAGATGTTGATGTACATCACGAGGAAGGCGAGGCCGAGAATGAAGGCGCTGACGGTTTCGAGCTGGTTTAGGTGGGTCCAGCCGAGACCTGGAGCGTAGGTGTAGATCCGCCGCGGCATGCCCCACATTCCAAGGAAGTGCATCGGGAAGAAGGTGCCGTTGAAACCGATTATAGTGAGCCAGAACTGAAGCTTGCCCAGCGCCTCGCTCATCATCCGGCCGGTCACTTTCGGCCACCAGTAGTAGAAAGCGGCCAGGATCGCGAACATCGACCCACCGAAAAGCACATAGTGAAAATGTGCGACGACGAAATAGGAGTCGGTCTGCTGCAAATCGACCGGCGACGACGCGTGCATGATCCCCGAGAGACCACCCAGGGTGAACTCGATGACCATCGCTAGCGCAAAGTAGAATGCCGTCGTCATCCGCAGTGAGCCGCCCCACACGGTTGCGATCCAGCTAAAGATCTTGATGCCGGTTGGAATCGCGATCAGCATCGAGGTGATTGCAAACGCACTGTCCGCCACCGGACCCATCCCGGTCGCAAACATGTGATGGCCCCAGACTCCGTACGAGAGGAACGCGATCAGCACCAGCGAGTAGGCCATCATCGGATAGCCAAA
This genomic window from Candidatus Binataceae bacterium contains:
- the ctaD gene encoding cytochrome c oxidase subunit I, which encodes MAAQPKPLPPEPLNYLQGGGLLEWLTTVDHKRVAVLYCAASLVFMAVGGIEAMLIRAQLWAPDHHLLSAAVYNEIFTMHGTTMIFLVVMPLEVGFFANFLIPLQIGARDVAFPRINALSFWIFLVGALFLHLGWLWGGLPDAGWFGYANLTERYFSPGLNLDFWVVGLLILGVSTVLSGLNFFVTIVTMRARGMSYMRMPMFVWAMLVTVVLILIAFPPLTVGLIFLTFDRFFGTHFYQAAYGATPILWQHLFWLFGHPEVYIMALPAFGMISEVLPVFARKPLFGYPMMAYSLVLIAFLSYGVWGHHMFATGMGPVADSAFAITSMLIAIPTGIKIFSWIATVWGGSLRMTTAFYFALAMVIEFTLGGLSGIMHASSPVDLQQTDSYFVVAHFHYVLFGGSMFAILAAFYYWWPKVTGRMMSEALGKLQFWLTIIGFNGTFFPMHFLGMWGMPRRIYTYAPGLGWTHLNQLETVSAFILGLAFLVMYINIFRSLRSGAKAPADPWDGRSLEWSVGSPPPAYNFARVPEVRGRDALWVMKYGRAGSRGVAMFMGGQTPPVPESQLSPPIEPIHMPSPSILPLVIALAMGVAGVGLVIGEWRIIIIGAITLFVAVVGLGFEYPEHGQESHDPDSAPSSGGVDPRKVGLWAFLGNECVFFASLISTYVVYKGRNTGFPDASILEIPLTSVSTFALLMSSLAMVLALAAIQRNDKRWMRVWLGCTIALGLVFLGVEAYEFTHFYHQGLALQTNLFGQSFYTLVGFHGFHVSIGVLWLATLWWASLSDRFDKSRALSVELGGLYWHFVDVVWVVIFTLVYLMQQVKGA
- a CDS encoding cytochrome C oxidase subunit IV family protein, translating into MSEATQIIAPHAQAETAHHPGVGIYLIVAVFLVVLTGMEITVFYVPALKTVIVPVLLILAAAKFALIAMFFMHLKYDSWTLSGIFIFPLMIAALLAAALLMLFAYLSHHLA